Proteins encoded within one genomic window of Candidatus Omnitrophota bacterium:
- a CDS encoding DJ-1/PfpI family protein, translated as MSQDNQRQRVGILVYPGVELLDFCGPYEVFTSVRLNEERRYEESSPLEVLLLSENLEAIKAHNGLRFFPDCALDDCPALDVLTIPGGMGIREAIRNEKLIRWIKERG; from the coding sequence ATGTCGCAGGATAATCAGCGCCAACGGGTTGGGATTCTCGTCTATCCCGGCGTCGAATTGTTGGACTTTTGCGGACCGTATGAAGTTTTTACCTCGGTTCGTCTCAACGAGGAGCGCCGTTATGAGGAGTCTTCGCCCTTGGAGGTTTTGCTGCTGTCGGAAAATCTTGAAGCCATTAAAGCGCATAATGGACTGCGTTTCTTTCCCGACTGCGCTTTGGACGACTGTCCCGCTTTGGATGTATTGACGATCCCGGGAGGGATGGGAATTCGGGAAGCTATCCGCAACGAAAAACTCATCCGTTGGATCAAGGAACGCGGC
- a CDS encoding uroporphyrinogen decarboxylase family protein: protein MNSRERLLSAVNHREPDRVPLDMGGNQTGIHREAYRKVLDFYGIEEDIQIMDVVQQLAAPSEKVLRLFDIDTRYVRPGMFLPPPELKQVKPGRWGFTDGFGVTWAMPGERPGEGLYCDIVENPLVNIKYEDLDRYDWPDGGDPAPFKGLRDYARCLFEETDYALVSGITGVVFEICWYMRGFERFYMDMLEQPRYVEKLLDHTLQYWLDFHEAFLAEVGEYLQVVCVGDDLAMQSGPLFSPALYKKFVKPRQKALYQFIRKKTKAKVWYHSCGAVKTLLPEIIDNGADILNPVQIGAKDMNPELLKKEFGEQIVFWGGGIDTQKTLPQGTPEEVRQQVLRLMDIFKPGGGYVFNTVHNIQADVPGRNIHALWEAAKEFAPYSM from the coding sequence ATGAATTCCAGGGAGCGCCTGCTTTCCGCCGTCAATCATCGAGAACCGGACCGGGTTCCTCTCGATATGGGAGGCAACCAGACGGGCATCCATCGCGAGGCTTACCGCAAGGTTTTGGATTTTTACGGCATCGAGGAAGATATCCAGATCATGGACGTGGTGCAGCAATTGGCCGCGCCCAGCGAGAAGGTTCTGCGCCTCTTCGATATCGATACGCGCTATGTTCGTCCGGGCATGTTTCTTCCTCCGCCGGAATTGAAGCAGGTCAAACCAGGACGCTGGGGTTTCACCGATGGCTTCGGCGTAACCTGGGCGATGCCGGGCGAGAGGCCTGGAGAAGGACTCTACTGTGATATCGTCGAAAATCCCTTGGTCAATATCAAATACGAAGACCTGGATCGTTACGATTGGCCGGACGGCGGCGATCCTGCGCCTTTCAAAGGATTGCGCGATTACGCCCGCTGTCTTTTCGAGGAGACCGATTACGCCCTCGTCAGCGGCATCACCGGGGTGGTTTTCGAAATTTGCTGGTACATGCGCGGTTTTGAGCGATTCTACATGGACATGCTGGAGCAGCCGCGCTATGTGGAAAAATTGCTCGATCATACGCTGCAATATTGGCTGGATTTTCACGAAGCGTTTCTCGCCGAAGTGGGAGAATATCTTCAGGTAGTTTGCGTGGGCGACGATCTCGCCATGCAATCTGGCCCGCTCTTCTCGCCCGCCCTCTACAAGAAATTCGTAAAACCAAGGCAGAAGGCTCTCTATCAATTCATTCGCAAAAAGACGAAGGCGAAAGTCTGGTACCATTCCTGCGGCGCGGTTAAGACATTGCTGCCGGAAATCATCGATAACGGCGCCGATATTCTCAATCCCGTTCAAATCGGCGCCAAGGATATGAATCCGGAACTTCTCAAAAAGGAATTTGGGGAACAGATCGTCTTTTGGGGCGGCGGGATTGACACCCAAAAGACGCTGCCGCAGGGAACGCCGGAAGAAGTACGCCAACAAGTTCTGCGTTTAATGGATATATTCAAACCCGGCGGCGGCTATGTCTTCAATACGGTGCACAACATCCAAGCCGACGTTCCAGGGCGGAATATCCACGCCTTATGGGAAGCGGCCAAGGAATTCGCTCCTTATTCGATGTAG
- a CDS encoding ThuA domain-containing protein: MRKLNTMLAGVLGSVIIAAAGQSVGAQDSWVEMQGKEGPGHGKHIVFVTGDEEYRSEESMPQLAKILALHHGFRCTVLFAVDRNDGTINPEQVDNIPGLEALQTADLMVIFTRFRELPDEQTKYIADYVHSGKPIIGLRTATHAFFYKKNKDSIYAKYSFDNKNADFAGGFGRQVLGETWINHYGQHQKESTRGLIAEGMEDHPIVRGCSGIWGPSDVYGITALSGDGKPLVMGQVLKGMNSNDEPNPEKKLVPVAWLKTYTGEKGKTTQIFATTMGHAGDLQSEGFRRLLVNACYWSLGMEKEIKADSNVSLVGEYNPNPIGFGGHKKGLKPSLYKLP, from the coding sequence ATGAGAAAGTTGAATACTATGTTAGCAGGCGTCCTAGGCAGCGTCATAATTGCAGCCGCGGGCCAATCGGTTGGGGCGCAGGATTCTTGGGTAGAAATGCAAGGGAAAGAAGGTCCGGGACACGGCAAGCATATTGTCTTCGTAACGGGAGACGAGGAATATCGTTCCGAAGAATCCATGCCCCAATTGGCGAAAATACTCGCCCTCCATCACGGCTTTCGCTGCACAGTCCTTTTCGCCGTCGATCGCAACGACGGAACCATCAATCCCGAACAGGTCGATAACATTCCCGGCTTGGAAGCTTTGCAAACCGCCGATCTAATGGTGATTTTTACGCGCTTCCGCGAATTGCCCGACGAACAGACGAAATACATCGCCGATTATGTCCATTCGGGAAAACCGATTATTGGGCTGCGCACCGCCACCCATGCTTTCTTTTACAAAAAGAACAAAGACAGCATTTATGCGAAATACAGTTTCGATAACAAGAACGCAGATTTCGCCGGCGGTTTCGGAAGGCAGGTTTTGGGAGAAACCTGGATCAACCATTACGGCCAACATCAAAAAGAAAGCACGCGCGGCTTGATCGCCGAGGGAATGGAAGACCATCCGATCGTACGGGGCTGCTCCGGCATTTGGGGACCGTCGGACGTCTATGGAATTACGGCTCTGAGCGGAGACGGCAAGCCTCTCGTCATGGGCCAAGTGCTCAAAGGCATGAATTCCAACGACGAACCGAATCCCGAAAAAAAGTTAGTTCCCGTAGCCTGGCTAAAGACGTACACGGGCGAAAAAGGAAAAACTACGCAGATATTTGCAACAACCATGGGCCACGCGGGCGACTTGCAAAGCGAGGGCTTCCGCCGCCTCCTCGTCAACGCCTGCTATTGGTCGCTGGGCATGGAGAAGGAAATCAAGGCGGATTCGAATGTAAGTCTGGTAGGAGAATACAATCCCAATCCGATTGGATTCGGCGGCCATAAAAAAGGCTTGAAGCCATCGCTGTATAAGCTTCCATAA
- a CDS encoding beta-galactosidase — protein sequence MMLTNLFPLFVLISAAVQNPRHEILTFLDTDVKEWRFHIGEINGAEKPGYDDTKWPVVGIGHRWLPHDSTCWFRANVTIPDTIMGFPTNGQRIRLILGMDNEAAAYVNGEEKQRFQWREGDVILTENAQPGETISVALHGINRPGFGCFLQARLGTDDSLKLQSSLQKVIDEIDLIESYLSDGDAVWRAAIQRVYESIGAALSSASPGKINDLSALAPKAEAILLQAASSTPERLDGLTRELTRLDRSIEQGRSLNLAMDYIKQKSRVIRSFIVYARDDYAGDSLWKKIRAERIAAYLEKLTAIALHDANDLLAHPENDRPVPRYKTGKVEIRDGAFWQNGHPIYFNGVGHFGQVRQDIPILPDYGFNIIQIEIGPNSVIEENGSVNLKTLESNILQPLQDAEKHNVAVCVLLSPHYMPTWAFQKHPELADGGHGFIKYDIDHPAARGILERFLRAVVPKMAAYRSLHSFCLSNEPQYVSRSQISADLFHQWLQKRHQTIEQLNKLYGTLYASFDQVPQAETDSPEPACIDWRLFNQDRFRDWHRWMAGIIHEHAPDIPVHAKSMAHAWGGAEHFELGVNHEDFAHLGRITGNDCVTAPTREKEYPYAQHWMLQAMHYDFQRSAAPENPIFNSENHLIPDDNAVFTPGEHIYTALWQGALYGMGASTIWVWERGESKTTFDNILTRPQCVEAAGRASLDLMRLAPLIARFANAKPPIGLFYSWISHTQTDDSRNASAAAYEGLANLGLRIKIVTEKTIQEGALNELPIVVLPKTARVHADSAKVFAEYIQRGGVVIALEPCFTQDEYGRPNPQLAQWLEKGERLGRAVRLNTPVTAQAIRDLAGERLKQMGRSSPVAITDPYGSSLWGVLWLTLDDGGYYLVNIVNMRREDQSIRLPLSANALATDLISGESYPREFVLPPLYPMLLKIAKKDMEAIRIDNDLY from the coding sequence ATGATGCTGACGAATCTATTCCCATTATTCGTTCTTATATCCGCCGCCGTTCAAAATCCTCGCCATGAAATCCTTACTTTTCTCGATACGGACGTGAAGGAGTGGCGTTTTCATATAGGCGAAATCAATGGCGCTGAAAAACCTGGATACGACGATACAAAATGGCCAGTCGTTGGAATCGGACATCGTTGGCTTCCGCACGATTCCACATGCTGGTTTCGCGCCAACGTAACGATTCCGGATACTATTATGGGATTTCCCACCAATGGCCAGCGCATTCGCCTGATCCTGGGAATGGATAACGAAGCGGCCGCCTATGTCAACGGCGAAGAAAAACAACGCTTCCAGTGGCGGGAGGGCGACGTTATCCTGACGGAAAACGCCCAACCCGGCGAGACGATTTCCGTGGCGCTTCATGGCATCAACCGGCCGGGATTCGGTTGTTTTTTACAGGCGCGTTTGGGAACCGATGACAGCCTGAAGCTTCAAAGCTCGCTGCAAAAAGTCATCGATGAAATCGACCTCATCGAATCTTATTTGTCGGATGGCGATGCGGTTTGGAGAGCGGCGATTCAGCGCGTTTACGAATCGATCGGCGCCGCCCTTTCGTCGGCATCCCCCGGCAAGATCAACGATTTATCAGCATTAGCGCCAAAGGCGGAAGCGATCCTGCTGCAAGCCGCATCCTCCACGCCCGAACGATTGGATGGCCTGACGCGGGAATTAACACGACTGGATCGATCCATCGAACAAGGCCGTTCGTTAAACCTGGCGATGGATTACATAAAACAAAAATCGCGCGTGATCCGCAGTTTCATCGTCTATGCGCGGGACGACTATGCCGGGGATTCGCTATGGAAAAAAATCCGCGCCGAACGCATCGCCGCTTACTTGGAAAAATTAACAGCCATTGCTCTGCATGATGCGAACGATTTATTGGCGCACCCCGAAAATGATCGCCCGGTTCCGCGATATAAAACGGGAAAAGTGGAAATCCGAGACGGCGCTTTTTGGCAAAACGGCCATCCCATTTATTTCAACGGCGTCGGCCATTTTGGACAAGTGCGTCAAGATATTCCAATTCTTCCGGATTACGGCTTCAACATCATCCAAATCGAAATCGGTCCCAACAGCGTCATTGAGGAGAACGGTTCTGTTAACCTGAAAACGCTGGAGAGTAATATTCTTCAGCCTTTGCAAGATGCGGAAAAGCATAATGTCGCCGTTTGCGTTCTGCTTTCGCCCCATTATATGCCCACATGGGCGTTTCAAAAACATCCGGAATTGGCTGACGGAGGGCATGGCTTCATCAAATACGACATCGATCATCCCGCTGCGCGCGGGATTCTCGAACGATTTTTGCGCGCTGTAGTTCCCAAGATGGCGGCTTATCGATCGCTGCATAGTTTCTGCCTTTCCAACGAACCGCAATACGTCAGCCGTTCTCAAATATCCGCCGATTTGTTTCATCAATGGCTGCAAAAGCGCCATCAAACTATAGAACAATTGAATAAACTCTACGGAACGCTCTACGCCAGTTTCGACCAGGTTCCCCAAGCCGAGACGGATTCCCCTGAACCTGCCTGCATCGACTGGCGCCTATTTAACCAAGATCGCTTTCGCGATTGGCATCGCTGGATGGCGGGCATCATTCATGAACACGCTCCGGATATTCCCGTCCACGCCAAAAGCATGGCCCACGCCTGGGGCGGCGCAGAACATTTCGAACTAGGCGTCAATCACGAGGATTTTGCGCATCTTGGCCGCATCACGGGAAACGATTGCGTTACTGCGCCTACGAGGGAAAAGGAATATCCCTACGCCCAACATTGGATGCTGCAAGCTATGCACTACGATTTTCAACGCAGCGCGGCGCCGGAAAATCCCATATTCAATTCGGAAAATCATTTGATCCCGGACGATAACGCCGTTTTTACGCCCGGCGAACATATCTATACGGCGCTATGGCAAGGAGCGTTGTACGGCATGGGCGCTTCGACGATTTGGGTTTGGGAACGCGGAGAATCGAAGACGACGTTCGACAATATTCTAACGCGCCCCCAATGCGTGGAAGCCGCAGGACGCGCCAGTCTCGATTTAATGCGCCTGGCGCCGTTGATTGCGCGCTTCGCCAACGCCAAACCACCCATAGGTTTGTTTTACTCATGGATTAGCCATACGCAAACGGACGATTCTCGCAATGCTTCCGCCGCCGCCTATGAAGGTTTGGCCAACCTGGGCTTGCGCATCAAAATCGTCACGGAAAAAACCATCCAGGAAGGAGCACTGAACGAGCTGCCGATCGTCGTATTGCCTAAAACAGCTAGAGTTCATGCGGATAGCGCGAAAGTGTTCGCGGAGTATATCCAACGCGGCGGCGTTGTCATCGCGCTAGAGCCATGCTTTACGCAGGACGAATATGGCCGCCCGAATCCCCAACTCGCTCAATGGCTGGAGAAAGGAGAGCGCTTGGGACGAGCCGTCCGATTGAATACGCCCGTCACCGCGCAGGCGATTCGCGATTTGGCGGGAGAACGGCTTAAACAAATGGGACGGTCATCGCCCGTCGCCATTACGGATCCCTACGGCAGCTCGCTTTGGGGCGTATTATGGCTGACGCTGGACGATGGCGGCTATTATCTTGTAAATATTGTCAATATGCGCAGAGAAGATCAATCCATTCGGCTTCCCCTAAGCGCAAACGCTTTGGCGACCGATTTAATCAGCGGAGAAAGTTATCCTAGGGAATTCGTTTTACCGCCGCTCTATCCCATGCTTCTGAAAATCGCAAAGAAAGATATGGAAGCGATTCGTATCGACAACGATCTATACTAA
- a CDS encoding NUDIX domain-containing protein — MTDYNKVALLTLRGDRLLLCRKDRLASNLILPGGCIEPGESAMECLARELREELGGAAASNLRFVGEYSDIAASENPGEVKTLHIRLYQGELQGVPAPSSEIVELVWFGPDSDFSQLTPIMIHHILPDLLRRKILPWSIDRLH; from the coding sequence ATGACGGATTATAATAAAGTTGCGCTTTTAACGTTGCGCGGCGATCGTCTTCTGCTTTGCCGCAAAGACCGGCTGGCTTCCAATCTGATTTTGCCGGGCGGATGCATCGAGCCGGGCGAATCGGCGATGGAATGTTTGGCGCGCGAGTTGCGCGAAGAATTGGGCGGCGCCGCAGCCTCGAATCTTCGGTTTGTCGGCGAGTATAGCGATATAGCTGCTTCGGAAAATCCTGGCGAGGTCAAAACTCTCCATATCCGATTGTATCAAGGCGAACTCCAAGGCGTCCCCGCTCCTTCTTCGGAAATCGTCGAACTGGTATGGTTCGGTCCCGATTCCGATTTCTCCCAATTGACGCCGATTATGATTCATCATATTCTTCCCGACCTGCTTCGTCGTAAAATCTTGCCCTGGTCTATCGATCGTCTTCACTGA
- a CDS encoding U32 family peptidase, translating into MMNQVELLAPAKDLSCGLAAIDCGADAVYIGAPRFGARESAGNALDDIAALARYARKYWARVYAAVNTLLCDEEIPLARQLIWELYDLGVDGVIIQDVGLLECDLPPLPLIASTQMHNATPEKAAFLEAAGFQRIILARELSLEQIKEIRQAAPHIELEFFIHGALCVGYSGQCYLSYALGGRSGNRGQCAQPCRKSYTLVDGQGAAIESGRHLLSLRDLNLSGSLRQLLEVGVRSFKIEGRLKDETYVANIVSHYRLLLDELLPEMGLRKSSSGKSRIEFTPDPDKTFHRGYTSYFLHGPQPSIGSLDTPKMMGAPIGRVISIKNGGLVIDSKIPLHPGDGICFFDLQHRLCGDGVNAVQGRRVVLNKGNGIAAGTMIYRNHDHEFLTRVKKSRKDRRIAVALTLRDAPDGLRLSANDEDGVAAESFLPGPFEVAKNPEKALDDIRRQLEKSGDTEFACSSLNIQLNRIVFMPISLLNRLRREALANLAAARLAARCQPAGGVQKNIVPYPETEMNFQGNVLNLYAVKFYRRRGVTQIEPAAESGLDLRGRKVMTTRYCLKRELGFCPEKKNTPPPIEPLALIDEQGRKLVLQFNCKECEMEIILENKA; encoded by the coding sequence ATGATGAACCAAGTCGAATTGCTCGCTCCCGCCAAAGACCTATCCTGCGGACTCGCCGCCATCGATTGCGGCGCCGACGCCGTCTATATCGGCGCGCCGCGCTTTGGGGCGCGCGAGAGCGCGGGCAATGCGCTGGACGACATCGCCGCATTGGCGCGTTACGCTCGCAAATACTGGGCGCGCGTATACGCCGCCGTCAATACGCTGCTGTGCGACGAGGAAATACCCCTCGCCCGGCAATTGATTTGGGAACTTTACGATCTCGGCGTGGACGGCGTCATTATTCAGGACGTTGGCCTGTTGGAATGCGATCTCCCGCCGCTGCCGTTGATCGCCAGTACGCAAATGCACAACGCAACGCCGGAAAAGGCGGCCTTTCTCGAAGCCGCCGGTTTTCAGCGAATCATCCTGGCCCGCGAACTCAGCTTGGAACAGATCAAGGAAATTCGCCAGGCGGCGCCGCATATCGAATTGGAATTCTTCATCCACGGCGCCTTATGCGTCGGCTACAGCGGGCAATGTTATCTAAGCTACGCCCTGGGCGGTCGCAGCGGCAACCGTGGACAATGCGCCCAGCCTTGCCGCAAATCTTATACGTTAGTGGATGGCCAAGGCGCCGCGATCGAAAGCGGACGCCATCTATTGTCGCTGCGCGATTTGAATCTTTCCGGCAGCCTGCGGCAGTTGCTAGAGGTTGGCGTGCGCTCCTTTAAAATCGAAGGCCGCCTGAAAGACGAAACCTACGTCGCCAATATCGTAAGTCATTACCGCTTGTTGCTCGATGAATTGTTGCCGGAGATGGGATTGCGCAAAAGTTCGTCCGGAAAAAGCCGCATCGAATTTACGCCCGATCCCGATAAAACCTTCCATCGCGGCTATACCTCCTATTTTTTGCATGGACCTCAACCTTCCATCGGTTCGCTGGATACGCCGAAAATGATGGGGGCGCCGATCGGAAGAGTTATCTCAATTAAAAATGGCGGCCTCGTCATCGATTCGAAAATTCCCCTGCATCCTGGCGATGGAATTTGCTTTTTCGATTTGCAGCATCGCTTATGCGGAGACGGCGTTAACGCCGTTCAAGGCCGCCGCGTTGTTTTAAACAAGGGAAATGGGATCGCGGCGGGAACCATGATTTACCGCAATCATGACCATGAATTTTTGACGCGAGTCAAGAAAAGCCGCAAGGATCGGCGCATCGCGGTTGCGTTGACGCTGCGAGATGCGCCGGACGGCCTAAGGTTATCCGCAAATGACGAAGACGGCGTTGCAGCGGAATCTTTTCTGCCGGGACCATTCGAGGTCGCCAAGAATCCTGAGAAGGCGCTCGATGATATACGCAGGCAGTTGGAAAAATCCGGAGATACGGAATTCGCTTGTTCCTCGCTGAATATCCAGCTGAATCGCATTGTTTTTATGCCAATTTCGCTTTTGAATCGCCTGCGGCGGGAGGCGTTGGCTAACCTCGCCGCCGCCCGTCTTGCTGCTCGCTGTCAACCGGCCGGCGGCGTCCAGAAAAATATTGTTCCCTATCCCGAAACAGAGATGAATTTTCAAGGCAACGTCTTGAATCTTTATGCGGTGAAATTTTACCGCCGCCGCGGCGTAACTCAGATCGAGCCCGCCGCTGAATCGGGCTTGGATTTACGCGGACGCAAGGTTATGACGACGCGCTATTGCTTGAAGCGAGAATTGGGCTTTTGCCCGGAAAAGAAAAATACGCCGCCTCCTATCGAGCCGCTGGCCTTGATCGACGAGCAAGGCCGCAAATTGGTTTTGCAATTTAACTGTAAAGAATGCGAAATGGAGATTATTTTGGAAAATAAAGCCTGA
- a CDS encoding sodium:solute symporter encodes MELLDWLMIAGYFLLLFGIAWWVILKGKATTDDYFLAGRNLGWFIVGASIFASNIGSEHLVGLAGSGCTDGVAMAHYELHAWCLLVLAWVFVPFYMRSKVFTMPEFLEKRYNPSARWILSLISLVAYVLTKIAVGIFAGGIVFRTLLPDVQLNIGSYVIDSFWIGSFLVIILTGIYTILGGLRAVAYTEAVQTVVLILGSVLVTIFGLKALGGWSELREVCGSDMFNLWKPLVPDGMQGTWEPVREANRMAWYFNSNYPWLSMLFCAPIIGLWYWCTDQYIVQRALGAPDERTARRGSIFAAFFKLLPVFIFIIPGMICFALAASGKAAELASAIYTSGQLDAEKSQAAFPLLVKYVLPAGIRGIVVAGLLAALMSSLSGVFNASSTLFTMDFYSKFHPTASQQQLVWIGRVATAVMVLIGLIWIPVIQGARGLYNYLQGVQGYLAPPIFVVFFLGVFMKRVNAAGCITALVVGFILGVFRLAIDTPVAMKMAGFENGYTEGTFFWIVNNTFFQYYSLLIFVVCVILMIGVSYATAAPDLQRISGLTFGTITDEHRRESRRSWDWRELSASVLLLFLILGAYLYFRG; translated from the coding sequence ATGGAATTGCTCGACTGGTTAATGATTGCGGGATATTTTTTGCTGCTCTTTGGAATTGCCTGGTGGGTTATCCTCAAGGGAAAAGCGACGACCGACGACTACTTTCTGGCGGGACGCAACCTGGGATGGTTTATCGTCGGCGCGTCCATCTTCGCTTCCAACATCGGATCGGAGCACTTGGTCGGCCTGGCGGGATCGGGCTGCACGGACGGCGTAGCCATGGCCCATTACGAGTTGCATGCCTGGTGCTTGCTCGTGCTGGCGTGGGTATTTGTGCCTTTCTACATGCGCTCTAAAGTATTTACCATGCCCGAGTTTTTGGAGAAGCGATACAATCCTTCCGCCCGATGGATTCTCTCCCTCATATCGCTGGTCGCTTATGTTCTGACCAAGATCGCCGTTGGCATATTCGCCGGGGGGATCGTCTTTCGGACGCTTTTGCCCGACGTTCAGTTGAACATCGGTTCTTACGTCATCGATAGTTTTTGGATTGGCTCGTTTTTGGTTATCATCCTGACGGGAATCTATACCATTCTCGGCGGTCTGCGCGCCGTGGCGTATACGGAAGCGGTGCAGACGGTCGTATTGATTCTCGGCTCCGTTTTAGTAACGATCTTCGGCTTGAAAGCCTTGGGCGGCTGGAGCGAGTTGCGGGAGGTATGCGGATCCGACATGTTCAACCTATGGAAGCCGCTGGTCCCTGACGGAATGCAAGGAACTTGGGAGCCGGTAAGAGAGGCGAACCGCATGGCCTGGTATTTCAACAGCAATTACCCTTGGTTGAGCATGTTGTTCTGCGCTCCCATCATCGGCCTGTGGTATTGGTGCACCGATCAATACATCGTACAGCGGGCGCTGGGCGCGCCCGACGAACGAACCGCCCGCCGGGGTAGCATTTTCGCGGCGTTCTTCAAACTGCTGCCGGTTTTCATCTTCATCATTCCCGGCATGATCTGCTTCGCGCTAGCCGCAAGCGGCAAGGCGGCGGAACTGGCGAGCGCGATCTATACGTCGGGCCAGCTGGATGCGGAAAAAAGCCAGGCGGCGTTTCCGCTGCTGGTGAAATACGTGCTTCCAGCGGGAATCCGCGGCATCGTAGTCGCGGGGCTATTGGCCGCTTTGATGAGTTCGCTGTCCGGCGTGTTCAACGCCTCTTCGACTCTCTTCACGATGGATTTTTATTCCAAGTTTCATCCTACGGCTTCGCAACAGCAGTTGGTTTGGATCGGGCGCGTGGCCACAGCGGTTATGGTTCTGATCGGATTGATTTGGATACCCGTCATCCAAGGAGCGAGGGGATTGTACAATTACTTGCAAGGCGTACAGGGTTACCTGGCGCCGCCGATTTTCGTCGTCTTTTTCCTCGGCGTTTTCATGAAGCGGGTGAATGCGGCCGGATGCATTACGGCGTTAGTCGTAGGATTCATTCTTGGCGTCTTTCGCCTCGCCATCGATACGCCAGTGGCCATGAAAATGGCGGGATTTGAAAACGGCTATACGGAAGGCACGTTCTTTTGGATCGTCAACAATACGTTTTTCCAATATTACAGCTTGCTCATCTTCGTAGTCTGCGTTATTTTGATGATCGGCGTTAGCTATGCGACGGCGGCGCCGGACTTACAGCGAATCTCCGGATTAACGTTTGGAACCATAACCGACGAGCATCGGCGTGAATCACGCCGCAGCTGGGATTGGAGAGAACTATCCGCGTCCGTATTGCTGCTGTTTTTGATCCTGGGGGCGTATCTCTATTTCAGGGGGTGA
- a CDS encoding DUF4411 family protein has protein sequence MLYLLDASVLITANNRYYPIDQVPEFWEWLHYMGLSNRVKIPVEIIEEIKEGRKDKDLLYSWIRDKANIEALKLDEEVDILLFRRVVNQGYASDLTDVEVDQLGRDPFLVAYAMAKTDRCVVTTEVSKPKRSRQNRHLPDVCQTMQVQCCDPFVLNRELGFKTSWRP, from the coding sequence ATGTTATATCTCCTCGACGCAAGCGTATTAATTACTGCCAATAATCGCTATTATCCGATCGATCAAGTTCCTGAATTTTGGGAATGGCTGCACTATATGGGTCTATCAAACCGCGTAAAGATTCCTGTTGAAATTATTGAAGAAATCAAAGAGGGGCGTAAAGATAAAGACCTCTTATATTCTTGGATACGGGATAAAGCAAACATTGAAGCGTTGAAACTCGATGAAGAGGTCGATATTTTACTTTTTCGAAGAGTTGTCAATCAAGGTTACGCTAGCGATTTAACGGATGTAGAAGTGGATCAGTTAGGGCGCGATCCCTTTCTCGTCGCGTATGCGATGGCAAAAACCGACCGATGCGTTGTTACAACAGAAGTATCCAAGCCAAAGAGGAGTAGACAGAATCGGCATCTTCCGGATGTATGCCAAACCATGCAAGTACAATGTTGCGATCCTTTTGTATTGAATCGCGAATTGGGTTTTAAAACTTCCTGGCGGCCTTAA